In Bombus fervidus isolate BK054 chromosome 11, iyBomFerv1, whole genome shotgun sequence, a single genomic region encodes these proteins:
- the LOC139992178 gene encoding uncharacterized protein isoform X2, with protein sequence MLIYDVLHKETVYQSIVNDLRNYGVKYRFKKNMFKTERSEGKRILKKVFKTSLLYQPLDVVNLSSGAIVHVPVFVSHASTFLEKYITQEGLFRKAGSQLRQKELIVRLDNGGSLGEKHYAIDVANCLKTFFRDLPEPLIPYTYHDLFVHCVMLKTYCVQALLLACILLPPHHLNTLAFFMEFLKKVAQYEKQNKMGIDNLAKVIGPNIMPLQETTMSAVQMRLELHLIVVKILIENAESIGILPDHITQAISVETIGSTDNELDVSDHLRSKFKKKKHRSGSLTRKPHLSASNLNLRMFNGLKKIVGKNAASEDGNTCDSQRISENANSVHILNAKPTKKRKVDYIDPPSTKKKVVDKADKSKKIRLSLDRFVPRKPKTVDESTDSCKNTFDIQAERRWSSVCDSCGDSQRTYRAYSDSSSHLKLILKDSEVSNDLHREYNNMFGDADVNLSDDSDEQVLLTKDDIKSSKWGTQLNSSSEELKDLGNYKQRRMNPMKRRLTVNNFETYSHVQVTPVDNQSEEYVTIPKSEYEEIKNRVLAIESRLSQEFKCVNNGNGDGEENDDLLLHSVKKVQTAYERTLEEASIESTVTTDYLAKKLGKELKIRRSDEHKIIRSPSARKIGSLRRRSQEKVMSKRVRRTASWHISRGSDLQSHIQSDQDLNNAYSHNEKTFSLNYTKDDAYSRPISTSLWEKGDNIILNNVCDDFKNSNVYTKKHNQNSFQSVKDRTITTVRRVSSFHGDELTNTATYSDSKVEKLKKTNSQQNMILNSTPVGKLIPKSEEKKKAFISWKDADGYFGSTNQTKSPITQTGRASIAKLRTQNAGMVLAKAKLFDECTAKVHSQNTTINKKNDLLSTEDDQCMNHIKQNCERTELCRKSNKNVKSRNSKLILKHSPSRTMMETENEEKDIEMCYCISKDFMTCNTATHQKENRAVKTSPLMQNVPVDMISQNSRLSIYKVDNNVLCKTPHIKKPLTVKTPKSGKALVRRPLVDSRRTPLKAVGQLGTPKYQSPKSILKTPKNISRHS encoded by the exons ATGTTGATTTACGATGTTCTACATAAAGAAACAGTATATCAATCAATTGTCAATGATCTTCGTAATTACGGAGTTAAGTatcgttttaaaaaaaatatgtttaaaacaGAACGATCCGAAGGGAAACGCATTTTGAAAAAAGTTTTCAAGACTTCTTTATTGTACCAACCATTGGATGTCGTGAATTTATCTTCTGGTGCCATTGTGCATGTACCTGTTTTTGTGAGTCATGCATCCACATTTTTAGAAAAGTATATCACTCAGGAAGGATTATTTAGAAAAGCAGGATCACAACTTAGACAAAAGGAATTAATAGTTCGTTTAGATAATGGTGGCAGTTTAGGGGAAAAACATTATGCCATTGATGTAGCTAATTGTTTAAAAACATTCTTCAGAGACTTACCAGAACCATTGATTCCGTATACGTACCATGATTTATTTGTACATTGTGTCATGCTTAAAACTTATTGTGTACAAGCATTGTTATTAGCTTGTATTCTTTTACCACCACATCATCTAAATACTCTGGCAttttttatggaatttttaaagaaagtaGCACAATatgagaaacaaaataaaatgggCATTGATAATTTAGCAAAAGTTATTGGTCCAAATATAATGCCTCTGCAAGAAACCACTATGTCTGCTGTGCAAATGCGTCTTGAATTACACTTAATTGTTGTTAAG attttaattgaaaatgcaGAAAGTATTGGTATTTTACCAGATCATATAACACAAGCTATTTCTGTGGAAACAATTGGCAGTACAGATAATGAGTTAGATGTATCTGATCATTTGCGttcaaaattcaaaaaaaagaaacatcgcAGTGGAAGTCTTACACGTAAGCCACATCTAAGTGCCTCCAACCTCAATCTAA gAATGTTTAATGGTCTAAAGAAGATTGTTGGCAAAAATGCTGCATCTGAAGATGGTAACACATGTGATAGTCAAAGGATATCTGAAAATGCTAATTCAGTACATATATTAAATGCTAAGCCcacaaaaaaaaggaaagttgATTATATAGATCCACCAAGTACAAAGAAGAA AGTTGTAGATAAAGCAGATAAATCTAAAAAGATTAGGCTTAGTTTGGATCGTTTTGTACCGAGAAAGCCA AAAACTGTTGATGAAAGTACAGACTCATGTAAGAATACTTTTGATATTCAGGCAGAACGTCGTTGGAGTTCTGTTTGTGACTCATGTGGTGACTCACAAAGGACATACAGAGCATATAGTGATAGTTCATcacatttgaaattaattctaaaagaCAGTGAAGTATCAAACGACCTTCACAGAgagtataataatatgtttGGTGATGCAGATGTTAATTTATCAGATGATAGTGACGAGCAGGTCTTGTTAACAAAAGATGATATTAAATCTAGTAAATGGGGCACACAGTTAAATTCAAGTTCGGAAGAATTAAAAGATCTAGGTAATTATAAACAAAGACGAATGAACCCAATGAAAAGAAGATTAactgtaaataattttgaaacataTTCACATGTTCAAGTCACACCTGTAGATAATCAGTCAGAGGAATACGTTACGATACCTAAAAGCGaatatgaagaaataaaaaatagagttTTAGCAATTGAATCTCGTCTTTCTCAAGAATTCAAATGTGTAAATAATGGAAATGGTGATGGTGAGGAGAATGATGATTTATTATTGCATTCTGTGAAAAAAGTACAAACTGCGTATGAAAGGACATTGGAAGAAGCTAGTATTGAAAGTACAGTAACAACAGACTACTTAGCTAAAAAACTTGGTAAAGAGCTTAAAATTAGAAGATCAGATGAACACAAAATCATCAGGTCTCCAAGTGCTCGAAAAATAGGAAGTTTAAGAAGGAGATCACAAGAAAAAGTGATGAG CAAACGTGTTAGACGAACTGCTTCGTGGCACATTTCTCGTGGATCAGATTTGCAATCGCATATACAGTCTGATCAAGATTTGAACAATGCTTACTCCCATAATGAAAAAACATTTTCACTGAATTATACAAAAGACGATGCTTACTCACGACCTATATCTACTTCCCTTTGGGAAAAAggagataatataatattaaataatgtatgcgatgattttaaaaattcaaatgtatatacaaaaaaaCACAATCAGAATTCTTTTCAATCGGTGAAAGATAGAACAATCACGACGGTACGTCGAGTATCGTCTTTTCATGGTGATGAACTTACAAATACGGCCACGTATTCCGATAGCAAAGTTGAAAAACTGAAGAAGACAAATAGCCAacaaaatatgattttaaacAGTACACCTGTAGGTAAACTGATTCCGAAATctgaagagaaaaagaaagcttTTATATCCTGGAAGGATGCAGATGGATATTTTGGATCAACAAACCAAACGAAATCTCCAATTACTCAAACTGGTCGTGCGTCTATCGCAAAATTAAGAACTCAGAATGCAGGAATGGTACTAGCTAAAGCTAAATTATTTGATGAGTGCACGGCAAAAGTACACTCTCAAAACACTAccataaacaagaaaaacgaTCTACTTAGTACAGAGGATGATCAGTGCATGAATCATATAAAACAGAATTGTGAACGGACAGAATTGTGtcgaaaatcaaataaaaatgtaaaaagtagaaattcaaaattgatattaaaacaTTCCCCTTCTCGTACTATGATGGAAACCGAAAATGAGGAAAAGGATATTGAAATGTGTTATTGTATTTCCAAAGACTTTATGACATGCAACACAGCCACTcatcaaaaagaaaataggGCTGTTAAAACATCACCTTTAATGCAAAATGTACCTGTGGATATGATATCACAGAATTCAAGACTAAGTATCTATAAAGTTGATAATAACGTGCTGTGTAAGACTCCGCATATTAAGAAGCCATTAACTGTAAAAACACCTAAAAGTGGCAAGGCATTAGTAAGAAGACCTCTAGTGGATTCTCGTAGGACACCTCTAAAGGCTGTTGGTCAATTAGGAACTCCAAAGTATCAGAGTcctaaaagtattttaaagaCGCCAAAAAATATCAGTAGACACTCTTAA
- the LOC139992178 gene encoding uncharacterized protein isoform X4: MLIYDVLHKETVYQSIVNDLRNYGVKYRFKKNMFKTERSEGKRILKKVFKTSLLYQPLDVVNLSSGAIVHVPVFVSHASTFLEKYITQEGLFRKAGSQLRQKELIVRLDNGGSLGEKHYAIDVANCLKTFFRDLPEPLIPYTYHDLFVHCVMLKTYCVQALLLACILLPPHHLNTLAFFMEFLKKVAQYEKQNKMGIDNLAKVIGPNIMPLQETTMSAVQMRLELHLIVVKILIENAESIGILPDHITQAISVETIGSTDNELDVSDHLRSKFKKKKHRSGSLTRKPHLSASNLNLRMFNGLKKIVGKNAASEDGNTCDSQRISENANSVHILNAKPTKKRKVDYIDPPSTKKKRVVDKADKSKKIRLSLDRFVPRKPKTVDESTDSCKNTFDIQAERRWSSVCDSCGDSQRTYRAYSDSSSHLKLILKDSEVSNDLHREYNNMFGDADVNLSDDSDEQVLLTKDDIKSSKWGTQLNSSSEELKDLVTPVDNQSEEYVTIPKSEYEEIKNRVLAIESRLSQEFKCVNNGNGDGEENDDLLLHSVKKVQTAYERTLEEASIESTVTTDYLAKKLGKELKIRRSDEHKIIRSPSARKIGSLRRRSQEKVMSKRVRRTASWHISRGSDLQSHIQSDQDLNNAYSHNEKTFSLNYTKDDAYSRPISTSLWEKGDNIILNNVCDDFKNSNVYTKKHNQNSFQSVKDRTITTVRRVSSFHGDELTNTATYSDSKVEKLKKTNSQQNMILNSTPVGKLIPKSEEKKKAFISWKDADGYFGSTNQTKSPITQTGRASIAKLRTQNAGMVLAKAKLFDECTAKVHSQNTTINKKNDLLSTEDDQCMNHIKQNCERTELCRKSNKNVKSRNSKLILKHSPSRTMMETENEEKDIEMCYCISKDFMTCNTATHQKENRAVKTSPLMQNVPVDMISQNSRLSIYKVDNNVLCKTPHIKKPLTVKTPKSGKALVRRPLVDSRRTPLKAVGQLGTPKYQSPKSILKTPKNISRHS, translated from the exons ATGTTGATTTACGATGTTCTACATAAAGAAACAGTATATCAATCAATTGTCAATGATCTTCGTAATTACGGAGTTAAGTatcgttttaaaaaaaatatgtttaaaacaGAACGATCCGAAGGGAAACGCATTTTGAAAAAAGTTTTCAAGACTTCTTTATTGTACCAACCATTGGATGTCGTGAATTTATCTTCTGGTGCCATTGTGCATGTACCTGTTTTTGTGAGTCATGCATCCACATTTTTAGAAAAGTATATCACTCAGGAAGGATTATTTAGAAAAGCAGGATCACAACTTAGACAAAAGGAATTAATAGTTCGTTTAGATAATGGTGGCAGTTTAGGGGAAAAACATTATGCCATTGATGTAGCTAATTGTTTAAAAACATTCTTCAGAGACTTACCAGAACCATTGATTCCGTATACGTACCATGATTTATTTGTACATTGTGTCATGCTTAAAACTTATTGTGTACAAGCATTGTTATTAGCTTGTATTCTTTTACCACCACATCATCTAAATACTCTGGCAttttttatggaatttttaaagaaagtaGCACAATatgagaaacaaaataaaatgggCATTGATAATTTAGCAAAAGTTATTGGTCCAAATATAATGCCTCTGCAAGAAACCACTATGTCTGCTGTGCAAATGCGTCTTGAATTACACTTAATTGTTGTTAAG attttaattgaaaatgcaGAAAGTATTGGTATTTTACCAGATCATATAACACAAGCTATTTCTGTGGAAACAATTGGCAGTACAGATAATGAGTTAGATGTATCTGATCATTTGCGttcaaaattcaaaaaaaagaaacatcgcAGTGGAAGTCTTACACGTAAGCCACATCTAAGTGCCTCCAACCTCAATCTAA gAATGTTTAATGGTCTAAAGAAGATTGTTGGCAAAAATGCTGCATCTGAAGATGGTAACACATGTGATAGTCAAAGGATATCTGAAAATGCTAATTCAGTACATATATTAAATGCTAAGCCcacaaaaaaaaggaaagttgATTATATAGATCCACCAAGTACAAAGAAGAA AAGAGTTGTAGATAAAGCAGATAAATCTAAAAAGATTAGGCTTAGTTTGGATCGTTTTGTACCGAGAAAGCCA AAAACTGTTGATGAAAGTACAGACTCATGTAAGAATACTTTTGATATTCAGGCAGAACGTCGTTGGAGTTCTGTTTGTGACTCATGTGGTGACTCACAAAGGACATACAGAGCATATAGTGATAGTTCATcacatttgaaattaattctaaaagaCAGTGAAGTATCAAACGACCTTCACAGAgagtataataatatgtttGGTGATGCAGATGTTAATTTATCAGATGATAGTGACGAGCAGGTCTTGTTAACAAAAGATGATATTAAATCTAGTAAATGGGGCACACAGTTAAATTCAAGTTCGGAAGAATTAAAAGATCTAG TCACACCTGTAGATAATCAGTCAGAGGAATACGTTACGATACCTAAAAGCGaatatgaagaaataaaaaatagagttTTAGCAATTGAATCTCGTCTTTCTCAAGAATTCAAATGTGTAAATAATGGAAATGGTGATGGTGAGGAGAATGATGATTTATTATTGCATTCTGTGAAAAAAGTACAAACTGCGTATGAAAGGACATTGGAAGAAGCTAGTATTGAAAGTACAGTAACAACAGACTACTTAGCTAAAAAACTTGGTAAAGAGCTTAAAATTAGAAGATCAGATGAACACAAAATCATCAGGTCTCCAAGTGCTCGAAAAATAGGAAGTTTAAGAAGGAGATCACAAGAAAAAGTGATGAG CAAACGTGTTAGACGAACTGCTTCGTGGCACATTTCTCGTGGATCAGATTTGCAATCGCATATACAGTCTGATCAAGATTTGAACAATGCTTACTCCCATAATGAAAAAACATTTTCACTGAATTATACAAAAGACGATGCTTACTCACGACCTATATCTACTTCCCTTTGGGAAAAAggagataatataatattaaataatgtatgcgatgattttaaaaattcaaatgtatatacaaaaaaaCACAATCAGAATTCTTTTCAATCGGTGAAAGATAGAACAATCACGACGGTACGTCGAGTATCGTCTTTTCATGGTGATGAACTTACAAATACGGCCACGTATTCCGATAGCAAAGTTGAAAAACTGAAGAAGACAAATAGCCAacaaaatatgattttaaacAGTACACCTGTAGGTAAACTGATTCCGAAATctgaagagaaaaagaaagcttTTATATCCTGGAAGGATGCAGATGGATATTTTGGATCAACAAACCAAACGAAATCTCCAATTACTCAAACTGGTCGTGCGTCTATCGCAAAATTAAGAACTCAGAATGCAGGAATGGTACTAGCTAAAGCTAAATTATTTGATGAGTGCACGGCAAAAGTACACTCTCAAAACACTAccataaacaagaaaaacgaTCTACTTAGTACAGAGGATGATCAGTGCATGAATCATATAAAACAGAATTGTGAACGGACAGAATTGTGtcgaaaatcaaataaaaatgtaaaaagtagaaattcaaaattgatattaaaacaTTCCCCTTCTCGTACTATGATGGAAACCGAAAATGAGGAAAAGGATATTGAAATGTGTTATTGTATTTCCAAAGACTTTATGACATGCAACACAGCCACTcatcaaaaagaaaataggGCTGTTAAAACATCACCTTTAATGCAAAATGTACCTGTGGATATGATATCACAGAATTCAAGACTAAGTATCTATAAAGTTGATAATAACGTGCTGTGTAAGACTCCGCATATTAAGAAGCCATTAACTGTAAAAACACCTAAAAGTGGCAAGGCATTAGTAAGAAGACCTCTAGTGGATTCTCGTAGGACACCTCTAAAGGCTGTTGGTCAATTAGGAACTCCAAAGTATCAGAGTcctaaaagtattttaaagaCGCCAAAAAATATCAGTAGACACTCTTAA
- the LOC139992178 gene encoding uncharacterized protein isoform X1, which produces MLIYDVLHKETVYQSIVNDLRNYGVKYRFKKNMFKTERSEGKRILKKVFKTSLLYQPLDVVNLSSGAIVHVPVFVSHASTFLEKYITQEGLFRKAGSQLRQKELIVRLDNGGSLGEKHYAIDVANCLKTFFRDLPEPLIPYTYHDLFVHCVMLKTYCVQALLLACILLPPHHLNTLAFFMEFLKKVAQYEKQNKMGIDNLAKVIGPNIMPLQETTMSAVQMRLELHLIVVKILIENAESIGILPDHITQAISVETIGSTDNELDVSDHLRSKFKKKKHRSGSLTRKPHLSASNLNLRMFNGLKKIVGKNAASEDGNTCDSQRISENANSVHILNAKPTKKRKVDYIDPPSTKKKRVVDKADKSKKIRLSLDRFVPRKPKTVDESTDSCKNTFDIQAERRWSSVCDSCGDSQRTYRAYSDSSSHLKLILKDSEVSNDLHREYNNMFGDADVNLSDDSDEQVLLTKDDIKSSKWGTQLNSSSEELKDLGNYKQRRMNPMKRRLTVNNFETYSHVQVTPVDNQSEEYVTIPKSEYEEIKNRVLAIESRLSQEFKCVNNGNGDGEENDDLLLHSVKKVQTAYERTLEEASIESTVTTDYLAKKLGKELKIRRSDEHKIIRSPSARKIGSLRRRSQEKVMSKRVRRTASWHISRGSDLQSHIQSDQDLNNAYSHNEKTFSLNYTKDDAYSRPISTSLWEKGDNIILNNVCDDFKNSNVYTKKHNQNSFQSVKDRTITTVRRVSSFHGDELTNTATYSDSKVEKLKKTNSQQNMILNSTPVGKLIPKSEEKKKAFISWKDADGYFGSTNQTKSPITQTGRASIAKLRTQNAGMVLAKAKLFDECTAKVHSQNTTINKKNDLLSTEDDQCMNHIKQNCERTELCRKSNKNVKSRNSKLILKHSPSRTMMETENEEKDIEMCYCISKDFMTCNTATHQKENRAVKTSPLMQNVPVDMISQNSRLSIYKVDNNVLCKTPHIKKPLTVKTPKSGKALVRRPLVDSRRTPLKAVGQLGTPKYQSPKSILKTPKNISRHS; this is translated from the exons ATGTTGATTTACGATGTTCTACATAAAGAAACAGTATATCAATCAATTGTCAATGATCTTCGTAATTACGGAGTTAAGTatcgttttaaaaaaaatatgtttaaaacaGAACGATCCGAAGGGAAACGCATTTTGAAAAAAGTTTTCAAGACTTCTTTATTGTACCAACCATTGGATGTCGTGAATTTATCTTCTGGTGCCATTGTGCATGTACCTGTTTTTGTGAGTCATGCATCCACATTTTTAGAAAAGTATATCACTCAGGAAGGATTATTTAGAAAAGCAGGATCACAACTTAGACAAAAGGAATTAATAGTTCGTTTAGATAATGGTGGCAGTTTAGGGGAAAAACATTATGCCATTGATGTAGCTAATTGTTTAAAAACATTCTTCAGAGACTTACCAGAACCATTGATTCCGTATACGTACCATGATTTATTTGTACATTGTGTCATGCTTAAAACTTATTGTGTACAAGCATTGTTATTAGCTTGTATTCTTTTACCACCACATCATCTAAATACTCTGGCAttttttatggaatttttaaagaaagtaGCACAATatgagaaacaaaataaaatgggCATTGATAATTTAGCAAAAGTTATTGGTCCAAATATAATGCCTCTGCAAGAAACCACTATGTCTGCTGTGCAAATGCGTCTTGAATTACACTTAATTGTTGTTAAG attttaattgaaaatgcaGAAAGTATTGGTATTTTACCAGATCATATAACACAAGCTATTTCTGTGGAAACAATTGGCAGTACAGATAATGAGTTAGATGTATCTGATCATTTGCGttcaaaattcaaaaaaaagaaacatcgcAGTGGAAGTCTTACACGTAAGCCACATCTAAGTGCCTCCAACCTCAATCTAA gAATGTTTAATGGTCTAAAGAAGATTGTTGGCAAAAATGCTGCATCTGAAGATGGTAACACATGTGATAGTCAAAGGATATCTGAAAATGCTAATTCAGTACATATATTAAATGCTAAGCCcacaaaaaaaaggaaagttgATTATATAGATCCACCAAGTACAAAGAAGAA AAGAGTTGTAGATAAAGCAGATAAATCTAAAAAGATTAGGCTTAGTTTGGATCGTTTTGTACCGAGAAAGCCA AAAACTGTTGATGAAAGTACAGACTCATGTAAGAATACTTTTGATATTCAGGCAGAACGTCGTTGGAGTTCTGTTTGTGACTCATGTGGTGACTCACAAAGGACATACAGAGCATATAGTGATAGTTCATcacatttgaaattaattctaaaagaCAGTGAAGTATCAAACGACCTTCACAGAgagtataataatatgtttGGTGATGCAGATGTTAATTTATCAGATGATAGTGACGAGCAGGTCTTGTTAACAAAAGATGATATTAAATCTAGTAAATGGGGCACACAGTTAAATTCAAGTTCGGAAGAATTAAAAGATCTAGGTAATTATAAACAAAGACGAATGAACCCAATGAAAAGAAGATTAactgtaaataattttgaaacataTTCACATGTTCAAGTCACACCTGTAGATAATCAGTCAGAGGAATACGTTACGATACCTAAAAGCGaatatgaagaaataaaaaatagagttTTAGCAATTGAATCTCGTCTTTCTCAAGAATTCAAATGTGTAAATAATGGAAATGGTGATGGTGAGGAGAATGATGATTTATTATTGCATTCTGTGAAAAAAGTACAAACTGCGTATGAAAGGACATTGGAAGAAGCTAGTATTGAAAGTACAGTAACAACAGACTACTTAGCTAAAAAACTTGGTAAAGAGCTTAAAATTAGAAGATCAGATGAACACAAAATCATCAGGTCTCCAAGTGCTCGAAAAATAGGAAGTTTAAGAAGGAGATCACAAGAAAAAGTGATGAG CAAACGTGTTAGACGAACTGCTTCGTGGCACATTTCTCGTGGATCAGATTTGCAATCGCATATACAGTCTGATCAAGATTTGAACAATGCTTACTCCCATAATGAAAAAACATTTTCACTGAATTATACAAAAGACGATGCTTACTCACGACCTATATCTACTTCCCTTTGGGAAAAAggagataatataatattaaataatgtatgcgatgattttaaaaattcaaatgtatatacaaaaaaaCACAATCAGAATTCTTTTCAATCGGTGAAAGATAGAACAATCACGACGGTACGTCGAGTATCGTCTTTTCATGGTGATGAACTTACAAATACGGCCACGTATTCCGATAGCAAAGTTGAAAAACTGAAGAAGACAAATAGCCAacaaaatatgattttaaacAGTACACCTGTAGGTAAACTGATTCCGAAATctgaagagaaaaagaaagcttTTATATCCTGGAAGGATGCAGATGGATATTTTGGATCAACAAACCAAACGAAATCTCCAATTACTCAAACTGGTCGTGCGTCTATCGCAAAATTAAGAACTCAGAATGCAGGAATGGTACTAGCTAAAGCTAAATTATTTGATGAGTGCACGGCAAAAGTACACTCTCAAAACACTAccataaacaagaaaaacgaTCTACTTAGTACAGAGGATGATCAGTGCATGAATCATATAAAACAGAATTGTGAACGGACAGAATTGTGtcgaaaatcaaataaaaatgtaaaaagtagaaattcaaaattgatattaaaacaTTCCCCTTCTCGTACTATGATGGAAACCGAAAATGAGGAAAAGGATATTGAAATGTGTTATTGTATTTCCAAAGACTTTATGACATGCAACACAGCCACTcatcaaaaagaaaataggGCTGTTAAAACATCACCTTTAATGCAAAATGTACCTGTGGATATGATATCACAGAATTCAAGACTAAGTATCTATAAAGTTGATAATAACGTGCTGTGTAAGACTCCGCATATTAAGAAGCCATTAACTGTAAAAACACCTAAAAGTGGCAAGGCATTAGTAAGAAGACCTCTAGTGGATTCTCGTAGGACACCTCTAAAGGCTGTTGGTCAATTAGGAACTCCAAAGTATCAGAGTcctaaaagtattttaaagaCGCCAAAAAATATCAGTAGACACTCTTAA